Proteins from one Streptosporangium becharense genomic window:
- a CDS encoding DUF3618 domain-containing protein, whose protein sequence is MGAGPDEIRAEINATRAELAADVERLADRTSPRRIVQRRTNRMRNAVRSVRERVMGTPSYAAHRVGQQASYAAGTVRHVAADTAGTVRDVAADTAGTVRDVAVDTAGTVKHGAQQAAEAVQRAPEQAMRSTQGNPLAAGVIAFGAGLLAATLIPRTEAEERAAGQLMEQAEGVIQPVKEAVRETAQELGQEAKEATQQAAQQVKETATEAAQVTGNEARDQAQRVADQTRSTNPGR, encoded by the coding sequence ATGGGCGCGGGACCTGACGAAATAAGGGCTGAGATCAACGCCACCCGGGCCGAGCTGGCCGCGGACGTGGAACGACTCGCCGACCGGACGAGCCCGAGGAGGATCGTGCAGCGCCGGACCAACAGGATGCGCAACGCGGTGCGCTCGGTTCGCGAACGGGTGATGGGAACCCCGTCGTACGCCGCACACCGAGTGGGCCAGCAGGCGTCGTACGCCGCGGGTACCGTCCGCCACGTCGCCGCCGACACCGCGGGCACCGTCCGTGACGTCGCCGCGGACACCGCGGGTACGGTCCGCGACGTCGCGGTCGACACCGCGGGCACCGTCAAGCACGGCGCCCAGCAGGCCGCCGAGGCCGTCCAGCGGGCACCGGAGCAGGCGATGCGGAGCACACAGGGCAACCCGCTGGCGGCCGGCGTGATCGCGTTCGGCGCCGGGCTCCTGGCCGCGACCCTCATCCCGAGGACCGAGGCGGAGGAGCGCGCCGCCGGCCAGCTCATGGAGCAGGCCGAGGGCGTGATCCAGCCGGTCAAGGAAGCGGTGCGGGAGACGGCCCAGGAGCTGGGGCAGGAGGCCAAGGAGGCGACCCAGCAGGCCGCCCAGCAGGTCAAGGAGACCGCGACCGAGGCCGCACAGGTCACCGGGAACGAGGCCCGCGACCAGGCCCAGCGCGTGGCCGACCAGACCCGTTCCACCAACCCCGGCCGCTAG
- a CDS encoding phage holin family protein, whose translation MSYPSADHQEPSLGQLVGEIGEDLSRLMRQELELAKAEMREEAGKAGKAAGLFGGAGFAGYMVALLVTLAVMFGLGNVMDLAWAALIVAAVWAVVGAVLYSSGRAKWREVTPKPERTVETLKEDARWARDLTK comes from the coding sequence ATGAGCTACCCGAGCGCCGATCACCAGGAGCCGTCACTGGGACAGCTCGTCGGCGAGATCGGGGAGGACCTCTCCAGGCTGATGCGCCAGGAACTCGAACTGGCGAAGGCGGAGATGCGCGAGGAGGCCGGGAAGGCCGGCAAGGCGGCCGGGCTGTTCGGCGGAGCGGGATTCGCCGGGTACATGGTCGCCCTGCTGGTGACGCTGGCCGTCATGTTCGGCCTGGGCAACGTCATGGACCTGGCCTGGGCGGCGCTCATCGTCGCCGCCGTCTGGGCGGTGGTCGGAGCGGTGCTCTACAGCTCCGGACGCGCCAAGTGGCGCGAGGTGACGCCCAAGCCGGAACGGACCGTCGAAACCCTGAAGGAGGATGCGCGATGGGCGCGGGACCTGACGAAATAA
- a CDS encoding iron-containing redox enzyme family protein, which translates to MTDGHTGIRSTRSATRGGAGVRGGTAGGHVGPSSTGLSPTEPAIVTPPSAGSASTASPSAGPAAVTPPSTGSALAGAGRPLPRARGPITAWLFDRLARPPHRFDPPPLPGPARPVNGAAAVDVPPAADPAPLLDEDLQLALFACYELHYQGFDGVDERWEWNPSLLETRGILEARFEEGLARAVPRPSAGPELSAVPRSTAPKPPVAPVPSAGPKPSTAPKSSAVPVPSAGPAAWMRRALTELVAADDGPALSAYLQREADLEQFREFVVHRSIYHLKEADPHTWAIPRLRGQAKAALVEIQTDEYGGGRAERMHAELFRVTMRRLGLDDSYGAYLDRVPAVTLAISNTMSLFGLHRRHRGALLGHLAAFEMTSSLPNRRYGRGLRRLGGDEAACSFYDEHVQADAVHEQIAAHDMCGGFAAAHPELAGDVLYGAACALALDRLFATHVLACWRRGATSLREHGGGEVTSGPGR; encoded by the coding sequence GTGACCGACGGTCACACGGGCATCCGGAGCACCCGTTCCGCGACGAGAGGCGGCGCGGGTGTCCGCGGCGGCACGGCCGGCGGCCATGTCGGACCGTCGTCCACCGGCCTTTCGCCCACCGAGCCCGCAATCGTCACACCGCCGTCCGCCGGGTCTGCATCCACCGCGTCCCCGTCCGCCGGGCCCGCAGCCGTCACGCCGCCGTCCACCGGGTCTGCGCTCGCCGGGGCCGGGAGGCCGCTGCCGCGGGCCAGGGGACCGATCACCGCCTGGCTCTTCGACCGGCTGGCGCGTCCGCCGCACCGGTTCGACCCGCCCCCGCTCCCCGGCCCCGCCCGTCCGGTGAACGGTGCCGCCGCGGTGGACGTCCCACCCGCCGCAGATCCCGCCCCCCTCCTCGACGAGGATCTCCAGCTCGCGCTGTTCGCCTGCTACGAGCTGCACTATCAGGGGTTCGACGGGGTCGACGAGCGGTGGGAGTGGAACCCGTCCCTGCTGGAGACGCGCGGCATCCTGGAGGCGCGGTTCGAGGAGGGGCTCGCGCGGGCCGTACCGCGTCCGTCCGCCGGGCCGGAGCTGTCCGCCGTACCGCGGTCCACCGCGCCGAAGCCGCCCGTCGCGCCGGTCCCGTCCGCCGGGCCGAAGCCGTCCACCGCGCCGAAGTCGTCCGCCGTCCCGGTTCCGTCCGCCGGGCCGGCCGCGTGGATGCGCCGCGCGCTGACCGAGCTGGTGGCCGCGGACGACGGGCCCGCCCTCTCGGCCTACCTGCAACGGGAGGCGGATCTGGAGCAGTTCCGCGAGTTCGTCGTGCACCGGTCGATCTACCACCTCAAGGAGGCCGACCCGCACACCTGGGCGATCCCCCGGCTGCGCGGTCAGGCCAAGGCGGCCCTGGTGGAGATCCAGACGGACGAGTACGGCGGCGGACGCGCCGAGCGGATGCACGCGGAGCTCTTCCGGGTCACCATGCGCCGGCTGGGTCTGGACGACTCCTACGGCGCCTACCTCGACCGGGTTCCCGCGGTCACCCTGGCCATCTCGAACACCATGTCGCTGTTCGGGCTCCACCGGCGCCACCGGGGAGCGCTGCTGGGCCACCTCGCGGCGTTCGAGATGACCTCCTCGCTGCCCAACCGCCGTTACGGCCGGGGCCTGCGACGGCTGGGCGGGGACGAGGCGGCGTGCAGCTTCTACGACGAGCACGTGCAGGCCGATGCCGTCCACGAGCAGATCGCCGCCCACGACATGTGCGGCGGGTTCGCGGCGGCGCACCCGGAGCTGGCGGGCGACGTCCTGTACGGGGCGGCCTGCGCGCTGGCGCTCGACCGGCTCTTCGCCACGCACGTCCTGGCGTGCTGGCGGCGGGGTGCCACGTCGCTGCGGGAGCACGGCGGCGGTGAAGTGACGTCGGGCCCCGGCCGATGA
- a CDS encoding MarR family winged helix-turn-helix transcriptional regulator: MTTAPPGFELPLRLFLGFRVIVDGLHAELARQGHPDLRPMHGFVLQAIGPEGTTAVELGRRLGVSKQAAGKTVDTLEQLGYVERGSDPRDARRKIVRLTERGADSLARSARIFDELRAGWAETLGEERLRALEADLRAVTPVDLFRLDVPGWFGGY; this comes from the coding sequence ATGACCACCGCTCCCCCGGGCTTCGAGTTGCCGCTCCGGCTCTTCCTCGGCTTCCGGGTGATCGTCGACGGGTTGCACGCGGAGCTCGCCCGCCAGGGCCATCCGGACCTGCGGCCGATGCACGGCTTCGTGCTCCAGGCGATCGGCCCCGAGGGCACGACCGCGGTGGAGCTGGGCAGGCGCCTGGGGGTCTCCAAGCAGGCGGCGGGCAAGACCGTCGACACCCTGGAACAGCTCGGCTACGTCGAGCGCGGCTCCGACCCCCGCGACGCGCGCCGCAAGATCGTGCGCCTCACCGAGCGGGGCGCCGACAGCCTGGCACGGTCGGCGCGCATCTTCGACGAGCTGCGGGCGGGCTGGGCGGAGACCCTCGGTGAGGAGCGCCTGCGAGCCCTGGAAGCCGACCTGCGCGCGGTGACCCCGGTCGACCTCTTCCGCCTCGACGTCCCCGGCTGGTTCGGCGGCTACTGA
- a CDS encoding ATP-binding cassette domain-containing protein, whose amino-acid sequence MAGAILELEGISKRFGAVQALTDVDLEVRECEVVALVGDNGAGKSTLIKVIAGVGPADSGQIRWAGRPVSIPSPGAAQALGIATVYQDLALCDNLDVVGNLFLGREMRHFGVLDEVGMEKRSRDLLHTLSIKIPSVRIPVASLSGGQRQTVAISRSLLGEPQVVILDEPTAALGVEQTAQVLDLVERLRSQGHAVILITHNMVDVKAVADRVAVLRLGRNNGVFDARKTSQEEIIAAITGATDNAVTRRHARGEQVPEAVDE is encoded by the coding sequence GTGGCCGGAGCGATACTCGAACTGGAGGGCATTTCCAAGCGTTTCGGGGCCGTGCAGGCACTGACGGACGTCGACCTGGAGGTCCGCGAGTGCGAGGTGGTCGCCCTGGTGGGCGACAACGGCGCCGGGAAGTCGACGCTCATCAAAGTGATCGCGGGCGTGGGCCCGGCCGACTCCGGCCAGATCCGCTGGGCGGGCAGACCGGTCTCGATCCCGAGCCCCGGCGCCGCGCAGGCGCTCGGCATCGCGACCGTCTACCAGGACCTGGCGCTCTGCGACAACCTGGACGTGGTGGGCAACCTGTTCCTCGGCCGGGAGATGCGGCACTTCGGCGTCCTGGACGAGGTCGGGATGGAGAAACGCTCCCGCGACCTGCTCCACACGCTGTCGATCAAGATTCCCAGCGTCCGCATCCCGGTGGCGTCGCTCTCCGGAGGCCAGCGCCAGACCGTGGCGATCTCCCGGTCGCTGCTCGGCGAACCGCAGGTCGTGATCCTCGACGAGCCGACCGCCGCGCTGGGCGTCGAACAGACCGCGCAGGTCCTCGACCTGGTGGAGCGGCTCCGCTCCCAGGGACACGCGGTGATCCTCATCACCCACAACATGGTCGACGTGAAGGCGGTCGCCGACCGCGTCGCCGTACTGCGCCTGGGCCGCAACAACGGGGTCTTCGACGCCAGGAAGACGTCCCAGGAAGAGATCATCGCCGCGATCACCGGGGCGACCGACAACGCGGTGACCCGGCGGCACGCCCGCGGTGAGCAGGTACCGGAGGCCGTCGATGAGTGA
- a CDS encoding sugar ABC transporter substrate-binding protein, whose amino-acid sequence MAGAAAVGMALGAAACGTAEQAGGPASPAATGGATGNVAEGFKIGLLLPEAKTARYEKFDRPYIEQNVSKFCPNCEVVYNNANQDPNQQQQQVDSMLTNNVKVIILDAVDAKAIASSVSKAKQQGVKVIAYDRLAGGPIDAYTSFDNIQVGKMQGEALLNAIRAGGDPKRGPIVMINGSPTDPNAGDFKKGAHSVLDGQVTIGKEYDTPDWSPDQANTEATGAFTALGADKVIGVYAANDGMAGGIARAMQNAGVKKGTPLTGQDAELAAIQRILLGTQTMTIYKPIKPEAENAARMAVDIGLGKQISGTGTVDNGSSSSIPAQIIQPIVVTKDNIKDTVVKDGFWTVEEICTPEVRSACQSAGIS is encoded by the coding sequence ATGGCGGGTGCCGCCGCGGTCGGGATGGCGCTCGGGGCGGCGGCGTGCGGAACCGCCGAACAGGCGGGCGGGCCCGCGTCACCCGCCGCCACGGGCGGCGCGACCGGGAACGTCGCCGAGGGATTCAAGATCGGCCTACTGCTGCCCGAGGCGAAGACGGCCCGTTACGAGAAGTTCGACCGCCCCTACATCGAGCAGAACGTCTCCAAGTTCTGCCCCAACTGCGAGGTCGTCTACAACAACGCCAACCAGGATCCCAACCAGCAGCAACAGCAGGTCGACTCGATGCTCACCAACAACGTCAAGGTGATCATCCTGGACGCGGTGGACGCCAAGGCGATCGCCTCGTCGGTCTCCAAGGCCAAGCAGCAGGGGGTGAAGGTCATCGCCTACGACCGTCTGGCCGGTGGCCCGATCGACGCCTACACCTCCTTCGACAACATCCAGGTCGGCAAAATGCAGGGCGAGGCGCTGCTGAACGCGATCAGGGCGGGAGGCGACCCCAAGCGCGGGCCGATCGTGATGATCAACGGTTCGCCGACCGACCCGAACGCGGGCGACTTCAAGAAGGGCGCCCACTCGGTCCTCGACGGTCAGGTGACCATCGGCAAGGAGTACGACACCCCCGACTGGAGCCCGGACCAGGCCAACACCGAGGCGACCGGCGCGTTCACCGCGCTCGGCGCGGACAAGGTCATCGGGGTCTACGCGGCCAACGACGGCATGGCGGGCGGCATCGCCCGCGCCATGCAGAACGCGGGCGTCAAGAAGGGCACGCCGCTGACCGGCCAGGACGCCGAACTGGCGGCCATCCAGCGCATCCTGCTCGGCACCCAGACGATGACCATCTACAAGCCGATCAAGCCGGAGGCGGAGAACGCCGCCAGGATGGCCGTCGACATCGGCCTGGGCAAGCAGATCAGCGGCACCGGCACGGTGGACAACGGGTCGTCGTCCTCGATCCCCGCGCAGATCATCCAGCCGATCGTCGTCACCAAGGACAACATCAAGGACACCGTGGTCAAGGACGGCTTCTGGACGGTCGAGGAGATCTGCACGCCGGAGGTCCGCTCTGCCTGCCAGAGCGCCGGGATCTCCTAG
- a CDS encoding hemerythrin domain-containing protein translates to MSDRQTVPELMDDTDVVDLLLRQHALIRDLFDEVEEAPAADRGEAFQRLVRMLAVHETAEEEIVHPYARRKLDGGDSVVDDRLAEENEAKQLLMQMDKAGPGAPQFMTNLAMLRAAVLAHARSEERYEFTQLRAQTSEAERRAMAAGVKAAEAMAPTHPHPGTESATKNLLLGTPIAIMDRARDVIRQAMGKEHG, encoded by the coding sequence ATGAGCGACCGCCAGACCGTGCCCGAGCTGATGGACGACACCGACGTCGTCGATCTGCTGCTGCGGCAGCACGCGCTGATCAGGGATCTGTTCGACGAGGTCGAGGAGGCGCCTGCGGCGGATCGCGGGGAGGCGTTCCAGCGGCTGGTGCGGATGCTGGCCGTCCACGAGACGGCGGAGGAGGAGATCGTGCACCCCTACGCCCGCCGCAAGCTGGACGGCGGCGACTCGGTGGTGGACGACCGCCTGGCCGAGGAGAACGAGGCCAAGCAGCTCCTGATGCAGATGGACAAGGCCGGCCCCGGCGCCCCTCAGTTCATGACGAACCTGGCGATGCTGCGGGCGGCCGTGCTCGCGCACGCGAGGTCGGAGGAGCGCTACGAGTTCACCCAGCTGCGTGCCCAGACCAGCGAGGCCGAACGGCGTGCCATGGCGGCCGGGGTGAAGGCGGCCGAGGCCATGGCGCCCACCCACCCGCATCCGGGGACGGAGTCGGCGACGAAGAACCTGCTACTGGGCACCCCGATCGCCATCATGGACCGAGCCCGCGACGTGATCCGGCAGGCCATGGGCAAGGAACACGGCTGA
- a CDS encoding GNAT family N-acetyltransferase has translation MTDETGRGTRPADGPKRVSFAALPGTALAALLDDDLRTAGEVAGVALPEYFLDDESQWLWRLRSGQMADDPGHERWIAPQAVTGCEGVVIGYAGFHGPPDGAGMVEVGYWVAPEFRRRGYGRAILAEMLRRAGAEPAVRTVRASISPGNAASLATIAGFGFVEVGEQWDEEDGLELIFEVPVGPRTDGGAGPA, from the coding sequence ATGACCGACGAAACCGGCCGTGGGACGCGGCCTGCCGACGGCCCGAAGCGCGTGAGCTTCGCCGCGCTGCCCGGCACCGCCCTGGCCGCCCTGCTCGACGATGACCTGCGCACGGCCGGCGAGGTGGCCGGGGTCGCCCTGCCCGAGTACTTCCTGGACGACGAGTCACAGTGGCTCTGGCGGCTCCGGTCCGGCCAGATGGCCGACGACCCCGGTCACGAACGGTGGATCGCGCCGCAGGCGGTCACCGGGTGCGAAGGCGTCGTCATCGGTTACGCCGGATTCCACGGGCCGCCCGACGGGGCGGGCATGGTGGAGGTCGGCTACTGGGTCGCCCCCGAGTTCCGTCGCAGGGGGTACGGCCGGGCCATCCTGGCCGAGATGCTGCGCCGGGCCGGGGCCGAGCCCGCGGTGAGGACCGTGCGGGCGTCGATCAGTCCCGGCAACGCGGCGTCCCTGGCCACGATCGCCGGTTTCGGCTTCGTCGAAGTCGGTGAGCAGTGGGACGAGGAAGACGGCCTGGAGCTGATCTTCGAGGTCCCGGTGGGGCCTCGTACGGACGGAGGAGCCGGGCCGGCATGA
- a CDS encoding response regulator: MTRVVVVEDHPMFAEGLIGLLQDLDGVEVVGHATTGEEAIELVESAAPDVVLMDLHLPGLSGIEATRVIGERRPGVAVLALTMLSDDATIFEVIRAGARGYLLKEATSEEISRSLAAVAAGQVVFGGAAGGRVLAALSNTAVEPRPLPELTDRETEVLSLIAAGLTNHAVAERLFLSEKTVRNHVSNIFAKLGVGDRAAAVARARDAGLGVRRGR, translated from the coding sequence GTGACCCGGGTCGTGGTGGTGGAGGACCACCCGATGTTCGCCGAAGGTCTCATCGGCCTGCTCCAGGACCTGGACGGGGTCGAGGTCGTGGGGCACGCGACGACCGGGGAGGAGGCGATCGAACTGGTGGAGTCGGCGGCCCCCGACGTGGTCCTGATGGACCTGCACCTGCCGGGTCTCTCCGGCATCGAGGCGACCAGGGTCATCGGGGAACGCCGGCCCGGTGTGGCCGTGCTGGCGCTGACGATGCTGTCCGACGACGCGACGATCTTCGAGGTGATCCGGGCCGGAGCGCGCGGCTACCTGCTCAAGGAGGCCACCTCCGAGGAGATCTCCCGGTCTCTGGCCGCGGTCGCCGCGGGGCAGGTCGTCTTCGGCGGTGCCGCGGGCGGGCGGGTCCTGGCCGCGCTGTCGAACACCGCCGTCGAACCCCGGCCGCTTCCCGAGCTCACCGACCGGGAGACGGAGGTCCTCTCCCTGATCGCGGCCGGGCTGACCAACCACGCCGTCGCCGAGCGGCTTTTCCTGAGCGAGAAGACGGTGCGCAACCACGTGTCGAACATCTTCGCCAAGCTCGGCGTCGGCGACCGCGCCGCCGCCGTCGCCCGTGCCCGTGACGCCGGCCTCGGCGTCCGCCGCGGCCGATAG
- a CDS encoding GAF domain-containing sensor histidine kinase: MHPDRPDGTAWPAWSGPVVATALLVLVAGSLAVEPRLQELGVAGFVERFDAFRAVGTLAFGLPGTLVVTERPGTRVGWMMLGIGTVQGVSLAFGAYGLLGVNDPALGLPLADELMWLSNWMWAPAYMTVPTLLLLLFPDGTLPSRRWRPAAALAAAAIGSATVGWASLPVAQVDVAGLFPPGYVGVVPVLSWLAAPAMAAGLVCGFGAAVAAVASLVHRQRGASGVVRRQSQWVLAAGLVTVVMLGVAIADLPGGRILITLAPVPLPAAVTVAVVFHRLWDIDALLARTLTLTALTATLFAAYAGGVLALGRLFDAPGGAPPAGVALAAVLVQPAYARIQARVNQLVFGDRDDPVAALRRLGDRLSGADVPGESLGHVAESVGRALRVRHVAVEEGGGVVAEWGRPGGPAERVPLHHRGRLVGALVVSEPLRRRDRAVLAELAPHIAVTVHAHRLAADLEQSHQRLLAAREEERNRLLHELHDGVGPTLAALAFQADRARRMVTGHSPQAEDLLGELAARIRKTVVDVRAIVYDLRPPPLDDLGLAGALAELGRGFAGDLVVEVDAAADLPRMPAVVELAAYRIASEALANAARHSEASYCAIRLRADGDLELRVDDDGVGVPGGTSGHGGHARGVGLRSMHRRAVELGGTFDLVSGEGGGTSVLVRLPLREAAR; the protein is encoded by the coding sequence ATGCACCCGGATAGACCGGATGGAACCGCCTGGCCGGCATGGTCGGGGCCCGTGGTGGCGACCGCGCTGCTCGTGCTCGTCGCCGGTTCGCTCGCCGTCGAACCGCGTCTCCAGGAACTGGGGGTCGCCGGCTTCGTGGAGCGTTTCGACGCGTTCCGCGCCGTGGGAACCCTCGCCTTCGGTCTGCCGGGCACGCTGGTCGTGACGGAACGGCCCGGGACACGGGTCGGCTGGATGATGTTGGGCATCGGCACCGTCCAGGGTGTCTCGCTGGCGTTCGGCGCGTACGGGTTGCTCGGCGTCAACGACCCCGCCCTCGGCCTTCCGCTGGCCGACGAGCTGATGTGGCTGTCGAACTGGATGTGGGCACCCGCCTACATGACGGTGCCGACGCTGTTGCTGCTGTTGTTCCCCGACGGCACCCTGCCCTCGCGACGGTGGCGGCCGGCGGCGGCGCTGGCGGCGGCGGCGATCGGTTCCGCCACCGTGGGGTGGGCGTCGCTGCCGGTGGCGCAGGTGGACGTGGCGGGGTTGTTCCCGCCCGGGTACGTCGGCGTGGTGCCGGTGCTGTCGTGGCTGGCGGCACCCGCGATGGCGGCGGGACTGGTCTGCGGGTTCGGGGCCGCCGTCGCCGCGGTCGCCTCCCTGGTCCACCGCCAACGCGGGGCCTCCGGCGTGGTGCGCAGGCAGTCGCAGTGGGTGCTGGCGGCCGGGCTGGTCACCGTGGTCATGCTGGGTGTGGCGATCGCGGACCTCCCCGGGGGCCGGATCCTGATCACGCTGGCTCCGGTGCCGCTGCCGGCGGCGGTCACCGTGGCCGTGGTCTTCCACCGCCTCTGGGACATCGACGCCCTGCTGGCCCGCACCCTCACCCTGACCGCGCTGACGGCGACCCTGTTCGCCGCCTACGCGGGCGGCGTGCTGGCGCTCGGGCGGCTGTTCGACGCGCCGGGCGGTGCGCCGCCGGCCGGGGTGGCGCTGGCGGCGGTGCTCGTGCAGCCGGCGTACGCGCGCATCCAGGCGCGGGTCAACCAGCTGGTGTTCGGCGACCGTGACGACCCGGTGGCCGCGCTCCGCCGCCTGGGCGACCGCCTCTCCGGGGCGGACGTGCCCGGGGAATCGCTCGGGCACGTCGCCGAGTCGGTGGGCCGCGCGCTCCGGGTGCGGCACGTGGCGGTCGAGGAGGGCGGCGGCGTGGTCGCGGAGTGGGGCCGGCCCGGGGGTCCCGCCGAGCGCGTCCCGCTCCACCACCGGGGCAGGTTGGTCGGCGCCCTGGTCGTGAGCGAGCCGCTGCGCCGCCGCGACCGGGCGGTCCTCGCCGAGCTGGCCCCCCACATCGCGGTGACCGTGCACGCGCACCGCCTCGCCGCCGACCTGGAGCAGTCGCACCAGCGTCTGCTCGCCGCCCGCGAGGAGGAGCGGAACCGGTTGCTGCACGAGCTGCACGACGGTGTGGGCCCGACGCTGGCGGCGCTGGCCTTCCAGGCCGACCGTGCCCGCCGCATGGTCACCGGGCACTCCCCGCAGGCGGAGGATCTGCTGGGAGAGCTGGCGGCCCGGATCAGGAAGACGGTCGTCGACGTGCGGGCCATCGTGTACGACCTGCGTCCGCCGCCGCTGGACGACCTGGGGCTGGCCGGTGCGCTGGCGGAGCTGGGACGCGGGTTCGCCGGTGACCTCGTCGTGGAGGTGGACGCGGCGGCCGACCTACCGCGGATGCCCGCCGTGGTGGAGCTGGCCGCGTACCGGATCGCGTCGGAGGCCCTGGCCAACGCGGCGCGGCACTCGGAGGCGTCGTACTGCGCGATCCGGCTGCGCGCAGACGGCGATCTGGAGCTGCGGGTGGACGACGACGGGGTGGGCGTGCCCGGCGGGACCTCCGGGCACGGCGGGCACGCCCGGGGTGTGGGGCTGCGTTCCATGCACCGCAGGGCCGTCGAGCTGGGTGGAACGTTCGACCTGGTCAGCGGGGAGGGTGGCGGAACGAGCGTGCTCGTGCGGCTGCCGTTGCGCGAGGCGGCCCGGTGA
- a CDS encoding CDGSH iron-sulfur domain-containing protein, whose protein sequence is MSDKEGISVTVTTCEDGPLLLRGPFTLLAQDGQAIDPGRATVALCRCGRSSTKPFCDGSHKATGFRAPGGPERSA, encoded by the coding sequence ATGTCAGACAAAGAGGGTATTTCGGTCACGGTGACGACCTGTGAGGACGGGCCGCTCCTGCTGCGGGGGCCCTTCACCCTGCTCGCCCAGGACGGTCAGGCCATCGACCCCGGCCGGGCGACCGTGGCGCTGTGCCGCTGCGGCCGGTCCTCCACCAAGCCGTTCTGCGACGGGTCTCACAAGGCCACGGGCTTCCGGGCACCGGGTGGGCCCGAGCGCTCCGCCTGA
- a CDS encoding sugar ABC transporter permease produces the protein MSENHRIPPRRSQGAHRAPRGSGGPAGSTGTVSPLEPSAPAGPAAQAQVDPRLLVREQGFAGYLGEFKRRVRGGELGSLPVVVGLVIIWIIFQSLNSQFLSPQNLSNLSIDIVATGLISVGIVFVLLLGEIDLAAGAVSGACAALLAVLYVNNGWNPIMAIAAAVVAGAVLGLLHGSFFALIGVPSFVVTLAGLLAWTGLQLLVLGPNGTINLPDAGLVSRLTSTYFSQVIAAYGLAALATAGFFIVSYVGNSRRRAAGIPTRTMGDLLFRTAVLAIVAFGAAFILNKYKGLPLALLIFLVVVVAADFVQRRTRYGRSIFAVGGNIEAARRAGVNVALIRITVFMISGAMAAVGGVFAASRIASASQATGQSNVLLMAIAAAVIGGTSLFGGRGTAFSALLGMLVIQSIASGMALEGVSNSVQFMVTGAVLLAAVVIDSVSRRSQKASGRA, from the coding sequence ATGAGTGAGAACCACCGCATTCCACCGCGCCGCTCCCAGGGGGCACACCGGGCCCCCCGGGGCTCGGGAGGCCCCGCCGGATCGACGGGGACGGTGAGTCCGCTGGAGCCGTCGGCCCCGGCGGGACCGGCCGCGCAGGCGCAGGTCGACCCCCGGCTCCTCGTCCGGGAACAGGGGTTCGCCGGTTACCTCGGTGAGTTCAAGCGCCGGGTCAGGGGCGGCGAGCTCGGCTCACTGCCCGTGGTCGTCGGCCTGGTCATCATCTGGATCATCTTCCAGAGCCTGAACAGCCAGTTCCTGTCGCCGCAGAACCTGTCCAACCTGAGCATCGACATCGTGGCGACCGGCCTGATCTCGGTCGGCATCGTCTTCGTGCTGCTGCTCGGTGAGATCGACCTGGCCGCGGGAGCGGTCAGCGGGGCCTGCGCCGCGCTGCTGGCCGTGCTGTACGTCAACAACGGCTGGAACCCGATCATGGCCATCGCGGCGGCCGTGGTCGCCGGTGCCGTGCTGGGCCTGCTCCACGGCTCGTTCTTCGCGCTGATCGGCGTGCCGTCGTTCGTGGTCACCCTGGCCGGCCTGCTGGCCTGGACCGGCCTGCAACTGCTGGTCCTGGGCCCGAACGGCACGATCAACCTGCCGGACGCCGGCCTGGTCTCCCGGCTCACCAGCACCTACTTCAGCCAGGTCATCGCCGCCTACGGGCTCGCCGCCCTCGCGACGGCGGGTTTCTTCATCGTCTCGTACGTGGGCAACAGCCGCCGCCGGGCGGCGGGCATCCCGACCCGGACGATGGGGGACCTGCTGTTCCGCACGGCGGTGCTGGCGATCGTCGCCTTCGGGGCGGCGTTCATCCTCAACAAGTACAAGGGACTTCCGCTGGCGCTGCTGATCTTCCTCGTGGTGGTCGTCGCCGCCGACTTCGTGCAGCGCCGCACCCGTTACGGACGCAGCATCTTCGCCGTCGGCGGCAACATCGAGGCGGCCCGCCGGGCGGGCGTCAACGTCGCCCTGATCCGGATCACGGTGTTCATGATCTCCGGCGCGATGGCGGCCGTGGGCGGGGTCTTCGCCGCCTCCCGCATCGCGTCGGCCAGCCAGGCGACCGGGCAGAGCAACGTGCTGCTGATGGCGATCGCCGCGGCCGTCATCGGCGGCACGAGTCTGTTCGGCGGCCGTGGCACCGCCTTCTCGGCGCTGCTGGGCATGCTGGTCATCCAGTCCATCGCCTCCGGGATGGCGCTGGAGGGCGTGAGCAACTCGGTGCAGTTCATGGTCACGGGCGCGGTGCTGCTGGCCGCGGTGGTCATCGACTCGGTCTCCCGGCGCAGCCAGAAGGCATCCGGACGAGCCTGA